From the Canis aureus isolate CA01 chromosome 33, VMU_Caureus_v.1.0, whole genome shotgun sequence genome, one window contains:
- the BDH2 gene encoding dehydrogenase/reductase SDR family member 6 isoform X2, producing MGRLDGKVIVLTAAAQGIGRAAALAFAREGAKVIATDINESKLQELEKYPGIQTRTLDVTKKKQIDQFANEIGRLDVLFNVAGFVHHGTILDCEEKDWDFSMNLNIRSMYLMIKAFLPKMLAQKSGNIINMSSVASSIKGVENRCVYSTTKAAVIGLTKSLATDFIQQGIRCNCVCPATVDTPSLQERIQARPNTEEALNYFRKRQKIGRFATAEEIALLCVYLASDESAYITGNPVIIDGGWTL from the exons ATGGGTCGACTTGATGGGAAGGTCATCGTCCTGACAGCTGCTGCTCAGGGGATTGGCCGGGCAGCTGCCTTA GCTTTTGCAAGAGAAGGTGCCAAAGTCATTGCCACCGATATCAATGAGTCCAAACTTCAGGAACTGGAAAAGTACCCCG gtattCAAACTCGGACCCTTGATGtcacaaagaagaaacaaattgatCAGTTTGCCAATGAAATTGGGAGACTTGATGTTCTCTTTAATGTTGCTGG ttttgtcCATCATGGAACTATCCTGGACTGCGAGGAGAAAGACTGGGACTTCTCAATGAATCTCAATATCCGCAGCATGTACTTGATGATCAAGGCATTTCTTCCTAAG atGCTTGCACAGAAATCTGGCAACATAATCAACATGTCATCTGTGGCTTCTAGCATCAAAG GAGTTGAGAACAGATGTGTGTACAGTACAACCAAGGCAGCTGTGATTGGCCTCACAAAGTCCTTGGCCACAGACTTCATCCAGCAGGGGATCAGGTGCAACTGCGTGTGTCCAG CAACGGTTGATACCCCATCCCTGCAAGAAAGAATACAAGCCAGACCAAATACCGAAGAG GCACTGAACTACTTCCGGAAGCGACAGAAAATTGGAAGATTTGCAACCGCAGAAGAAATAGCCCTGCTCTGTGTGTATTTGGCTTCCGATGAA TCTGCCTACATAACAGGTAATCCTGTCATCATTGATGGAGGCTGGACCTTGTGA
- the BDH2 gene encoding dehydrogenase/reductase SDR family member 6 isoform X1 produces the protein MSLALTTGSIMGRLDGKVIVLTAAAQGIGRAAALAFAREGAKVIATDINESKLQELEKYPGIQTRTLDVTKKKQIDQFANEIGRLDVLFNVAGFVHHGTILDCEEKDWDFSMNLNIRSMYLMIKAFLPKMLAQKSGNIINMSSVASSIKGVENRCVYSTTKAAVIGLTKSLATDFIQQGIRCNCVCPATVDTPSLQERIQARPNTEEALNYFRKRQKIGRFATAEEIALLCVYLASDESAYITGNPVIIDGGWTL, from the exons ATGTCTCTAGCTTTAACCACAGGTTCCATTATGGGTCGACTTGATGGGAAGGTCATCGTCCTGACAGCTGCTGCTCAGGGGATTGGCCGGGCAGCTGCCTTA GCTTTTGCAAGAGAAGGTGCCAAAGTCATTGCCACCGATATCAATGAGTCCAAACTTCAGGAACTGGAAAAGTACCCCG gtattCAAACTCGGACCCTTGATGtcacaaagaagaaacaaattgatCAGTTTGCCAATGAAATTGGGAGACTTGATGTTCTCTTTAATGTTGCTGG ttttgtcCATCATGGAACTATCCTGGACTGCGAGGAGAAAGACTGGGACTTCTCAATGAATCTCAATATCCGCAGCATGTACTTGATGATCAAGGCATTTCTTCCTAAG atGCTTGCACAGAAATCTGGCAACATAATCAACATGTCATCTGTGGCTTCTAGCATCAAAG GAGTTGAGAACAGATGTGTGTACAGTACAACCAAGGCAGCTGTGATTGGCCTCACAAAGTCCTTGGCCACAGACTTCATCCAGCAGGGGATCAGGTGCAACTGCGTGTGTCCAG CAACGGTTGATACCCCATCCCTGCAAGAAAGAATACAAGCCAGACCAAATACCGAAGAG GCACTGAACTACTTCCGGAAGCGACAGAAAATTGGAAGATTTGCAACCGCAGAAGAAATAGCCCTGCTCTGTGTGTATTTGGCTTCCGATGAA TCTGCCTACATAACAGGTAATCCTGTCATCATTGATGGAGGCTGGACCTTGTGA